One Streptomonospora salina genomic window, CGAAGAGGTCGTCGACTCCATCGGCAAGAAGGACCTGGTCGACGTCCGCTCGCCCGACGAGTTCGTCGGCAAGCTGCTGGCGCCGGCGCACCTGCCGCAGGAGACCGCGCAGCGGGCCGGGCACATCCCCACCGCGCGCAACATCCCCTGGTCCAAGACCGCCAACGACGACGGCACGTTCAAGAGCGACGAGGACCTGCGCAAGCTCTACACCGACGCCGGCGTGGACCTGAACAAGGACATCATCGCCTACTGCCGTATCGGCGAGCGCTCGTCGCACACCTGGTTCGCGCTGCACGAGCTGCTGGGTCTGGACAACGTGAAGAACTACGACGGCTCCTGGACCGAGTACGGCTCGCTGGTGGGCGTTCCGGTGGAACTGGGCGAGGCCAAGTAACGAGCGCCGCGCCGGGGCCGTCCGCGGTCCGGCGGCGGCCCGCAGGGCACTGAGCGAGGAGGACACGCAGTGAGCGACAACGGATGCGGCGCGCCGGTCGGCGGCGTCGCCCTGGCAGACGCCGACGCCGGTGACCAGGCGGTGATCCAGGGGGTCGTGCGTCGCGACGGCGCGCCGCTCAGCGGCGCTTACGCACGCCTGGTGAACAGCTCCGACGACTTCGTCGGCGAGGTGGCCACCGGCGAGGAGGGCACGTTCCGCTTCTTCGCCGCGAACGGCGCCTGGAAGGTCAAGGTGCTGGCCTCGAAGGGCTTCAGTGCCGAATACGAGGTCGAAGCCGAGACCGGAAAGGTGATCGACCTCCAGGTCGACGCCTGAGCACGGCCGCGACCGGATAACCGCGCGGACGCCGGTGCGGACGGGGCACGCCCCGTCGGCACCGGCGTCCGTCGTATGCGGGCGGCCCGGTGCACGCCCGGCGCCGCGGGCCGCCGCGCCGCGGCGGCCCGCGCCCCCGCATCCCGTTCGCCGAGCGAACCGCGCCCCGCCGCCGCGCGTCGTACGCGGGCGGGTCGGCAGCGCGGACACCCCGGAGAGCCCTCCACCGAGCACCCGCCGAGAGCGGTTTCGCACCGCTTCTCCGGGTATACGACGCCCGAGCCGGCCCGACCTCGCCCAGCCCCTGAAGCGAACGGACCGTCCCACCGCCGATGGACACCCTCGCCGTCGCCGCCGTTCTGACCGCCGCCCTCCTGCACGCGGTCTGGAACGCCATCGCCCACGCCATCACCGACCGGCTCGTGGGATTCGCGCTCATCGGCGCCGGCGGCACGGCGATCGGGGCCCTCGCGGCGCCCTTCGCCGGAACCCCCGATCCCGCGGCATGGCCGGCCCTGCTGGTCTCGGTAAGCCTGCACATCGCCTACATGGGCGGGCTCATGCTCTGCTACCGCCTCGGCGACTTCGGCCAGGTCTACCCACTCGCGCGCGGAACCGCGCCCTGGGCGGTGGCTCTGGCCGCCGCCGCGCTGCTGGGCGAGCACCTGCCCCCGGTCCGGCTGTGCGGCGTCCTGGTGGTGTCCGCCGGCCTGTGCGCCCTGGCCTTCGCCCACGGAAGGCCCACGCGCGCCCGGCTGCCCGCCATCGGCGCCGCCCTGGCCACCGGGCTGATGATCGCCGCATACACCCTCGTCGACGGGTTCGGCGTGCGCGCCTCCGGCGACCCGCTCGCCTACGTCTCCTGGATGATGCTGCTGCAGGGCCCGTTCTACGGCCTCGTGGCGCTCGTCGTGCGCCGCGGGAGGCTCACCGCCCAGGTCCGGCCGGTGTGGCGGATCGGCCTGCTGGGCGGTGCGCTGTCGACGACCGCTTACGGCCTGGTCCTGTGGGCGCAGACGATCGGCACGCTGGCGGGAGTGGCGGCCCTGCGCGAGACCGGCATCGTCTTCGGCGCACTCATCGGAACCGTGTTCTTCGGAGAACGCTTCGGACGGGTACGCGCGGCCGCGGCAGCCGGAGTCGCGATCGGTGCAGTGCTGCTCAACGCCTGAAAGCACCCGCCCGGCGCCCTGCGGCCCGCCGGCGTCCCGCCCGCCCCCGCCCGCGCAGCGGTCGCGTTCCGCTGCCGTTTCGTGACAACACGCAGACCCGGTGCCACCATCTGCGGTAGTCTCCGCACGATCTCCGCATACCGCGCGATGCCGACCCGGCCGCCCCCGCCGGGCTGGAGGTGCTTCGAGGTGGCCGACCCCCCGTCGGGAACCCAGCCGAGTCCGACCTACCTCGGGTGGCGCTACGAGGTGCCGACGCCCGATCCCGGGCCGCCGCCGCAGCGCCCCTCGCCCGGAGACCGGGCGGATCCCAGCCCTGAGTGGATCTCTGCGCAACGGGAGGACGAGGCCCGCACCCACCGCCCGCTGTACGCCGCGCTGGCGGTCCTGGGCGGCGTCGCACTGCTGTGCGTGCCGCTGTGGCCGCTGCGCGTGCTTCCCGGGCCGGTCGTCTTCGGGGCGTTGTCGGCGTGCGCCGCCGTCGCCCTGCCCATCGCCGTCGCCCTCGTCCAGGGCCGCCGCGTCACCCGCGACCGGCTGCGCCTGGAAGAGCGGCGTGTGGAATCCGAGCGGGCCGCCCGCGAACGCGACCTCCGCGAACGCCAAGAGGAGCACGCCCGCGCCTACGAAGCGTGGCAGGCCCGCAAACGCGCCTACGAAGCCCAACCCCGCTGGTACGGCGTGCGCCCGCCCGACGGTTCCCGGGCCGTCGTCGTGGCGGGCGGCGACGACACCGGATGGTCGGCGCTGGTGACCACCGTGGGCGCCTCGGCGCTGCGCGTCGGCGGCGACCTCACCGTCGTCGACCTCTCCGGCCGCGGCACCGCCGCCGAGCTGTGCGCACTGGTCAAACGCTCCGCCGTGGTCCCCCGCATATGGGTCCTGCCGGCCGACCTGCCGCGGATGAATCTGGGCACCAACGTTCCGGCGGACCGGCGCGCCCGCATCCTGGCCGCGCTGGCCGGCGCCGCCGACGCCACGACCGACACCGGCGCCGACGAGGCGCTGCTGCTGGGGCTGCTGGAGGTGCTGGGCCCCCAGAGCGGCGTCGCCGCGGTGATCGGCGGGCTACGGGCGCTGAGCACGCCGCCCGGGGATCCCGCGAGCGACGACGCCGACCCCGACCTCGGCCCGATCCCGGCCGCGCAGCGCGCGAAACTGCGTTCCCGGTGCGGCGGCACCCGGGCGGTGCGGGAACGCGCCTGGAAGCTGGAGGCGCGGCTGTCCCCCTTCGAGGGCGTCGGGCGCCGGGCCGCCGAAGAGCCCTACGCCCAAGTCAAAGTCGTCGCCACCGACCGCACGCTGAGCGACGCCGCCGCGCGGGCCTACGGCACCTACACCGCGGCGGCGCTGAGCGAGCTGCTGGAGATGCGCGCGACCCGCGCGCCGGCGCCCGCACGCCCCTGGCAGCACACGATCGTGGTCGCCGGCGCCGAAGCGCTGCCCGCACACGCGCTCGACCGCCTCGGAGCGACCGCCTCGGCCGGCGGAGCGGGGCTGGTGCTGCTGTTCCGCGAGGTCGACGAGGACGCCGAGCACCGGTTGCGGGGCGAGGGGAGCGTTCCCGTCGTCATGCGCCAGCCCACCGCCGCGGCGGCTACGCGCATGCTGCGGGTGCTGTTCGGACCCGGCGGCGCGGATCGGGAGCGGGCCGGCCCCGGCACGGCGCCCGCGTTGCGAATGCACCGGCTCACCGAGGTCATCGGCGAGGCACTGCGCGGCTCCGTAGCCGACGGCTATGTCGGCGACACCGCCGAGGACGTCACGGCGCCGGTCTCGATGCGCAACGCAGCGGCCTCCGTGGCGCCGCTGGACCTGGCCCGGCACATCCGCACCGCCACCACCTGGGGGCGCACCACCGCCCAGGCGGCGGGCATCGGCGGCGAACCCCCCGGCGAACCGGAACGCGCCGAGGACGCGCTCAGCGGCCACCGCGCCGACGCGCACGGACTGTGCACGCTGCCGCCGACCGCCATGGTCGTGCCCGGCGCGGACGGCCCCGTCCTCGCCGACGCCAACCCCGGCATCCTGACCCTGCCCACCGCCACGCTCGGCACCGTCGGAGCCGCCCCCGACGCGCCGGTGCCGACCACGGCCGAGGCCGAGGCCGCCGGCGGGGGGCGCGGGGCGGCGCGGGACGAGCCCCCGCCCAACCTCGGCCCGCCGCCCGAACGGCTCGACTGGCGCGCGGCCGGCACGACCTAGGTGTGATGTCCCGGCCCAGCGCGCCGCGGTCGCGGCGCGGCGCGGCGCGTCCGCTCCGGTACTCTGGCCGCCTCACCCGCCCGGCGCGCTCCGGCGGATCAGTGCGGTCCGGGCAGGGCAATAGTCTGGGATGTGCCGCCTGGCGCCCAGGCGCACCGCAATCTCTCTCATTCGAACGTTGTGGGGATCATGAGCGAACTTCCCTTGCGTGCCCAACTGGCCGCGGTCGTGGGTAAGGGCGCGGCCTCGCTCTCCCGGGCCACCGGGCGCGGCGACGGCTCCGTCATCGGCGGAAAGATCGCGCTCAAGGTCGAACCCGACCTGCTCGCCCAGCTGTCGCGCGGCCGCCGGGTCGCTCTGGTGAGCGCGACCAACGGCAAGACCACGACGACGCGGCTGATCGCGTCGGCGCTGCGGGAGCTCGGTCCCGTCGCCACCAACGAGCACGGCGCCAACATGCCCACCGGCCACATCACCGCCCTGGGCAACCAGCCCGACGTCCGCGAGGCCGTACTGGAGGTCGACGAGAAGTACCTGCCGCGGGTGCTGGAGGCGACCAACGCGGCGGTGGTCGTGCTGATGAACCTCAGCCGCGACCAGATGGACCGCGCCTCCGAGATCAACCTCCTGGCCAAGAAGTGGCGCGAGGCGCTCGGCCGCACCCAGGCCCACGTCGTCGCCAACGCCGACGATCCACTGGTGGCCTGGGCCGGGCTGGGCGCCAACTACGCCACGTGGGTCTCGGCGGGGCAGCGTTGGAAAGAGGACTCCTGGTGCTGCCCGGAGTGCGGCGGCCACCTCAAGCGCGACCCCGATCCGCACTGGGAGTGCCCGGAGTGCGGCATGCGCCGCCCCGACGCCACCTGGTCGGTCGACAACGACGACGACAGCGTGGTCGACCCCGGCGGTCAGCGCTGGCCCCTGCGCCTGAGCCTGCCCGGCGACGCCAACCGCGCCAACGCCGCGACCGCGATGGCGACCGCGGCGGCCTACGGACTCCAACCCGCGCAGTCCCTGCCGCGCCTGCAGGAGATCCGCTCGGTCGCCGGGCGCTACACCTCGGTCGTCACCGACGGCGTCGAGGTCCGGCTGCTGCTGTCCAAGAACCCCGCCGGCTGGCTGGAGTCCTTCTCCGTGCTCGACCCGCCGCGGGTTCCGGTGATCCTGTCGGTCAACGCGCAGATCCCCGACGGCAAGGACACCTCCTGGCTGTGGGACGTCGACTACTCGGTGCTGCGCGGCCGCCGCGTGTTCGTGATGGGCGAGCGGCGCACCGACCTGGCGCTGCGCCTGGAGACCGACGAAGTCCCCTTCGAGGTCGCCGACCGGGTCAGTGACGTGGTCGCCAAGGTCACGGCCGAGAGCCCCGACATCACCAAGCTGGACGTCATCGCCAACTACACGGCGTTCCAGCAGATCCGCGCCGACTACGGCCGCGTCGAGTAGGACACGGAAGGGCATCTGATGAGCGACACCAGCAGCGTACTGCGCATCGTGTGGATCTACCCCGACCTGCTCAGCACCTACGGCGACCAGGGCAACGCGCTGATCCTGCGCCGCCGCGCCGAGCAGCGCGGCATCAGGACCGAGATCCTGCACGTCTACTCCAGCGACCCGGTTCCCGCCGAAGGCGACGTCTACCTGCTCGGCGGCGGCGAGGACCGGCCGCAGACCCTCGCGGCCGACCGGCTGCGCGCCGACGGCGGCCTCAAGCGCGCCGCGGAGCGCGGCGCGGCGGTGCTGGCGGTCTGCGCGGGCTACCAGATCGTCGGCCAGAGCTACGGTGACGACGACGACAACCCGCTGCCCGGCGTGGGGATCCTGGACATCCACAGCGGGCGCGGCGAGACCCGCGCGGTCGGCGAGATCGTCGCCGACGTCGCCCCCGAACTGGGCGGTGGCCGCATCACCGGATTCGAGAACCACCAGGGCCGCACCAGCCTGGGACCGGCCGCCACACCGCTGTCGCAGACCGTGACCGGAATCGGCAACGACGGCAGCACCGAGGGCGCCTACCAGGGACAGGTGCTGGGCACCTACCTGCACGGCCCCGCCCTGCCGCGCAACCCGCAGTTGGCCGATCTGCTGCTGCGGATGCGCGTGGGCGGACTCGCCCCGCTCGCCCCGTCGTGGGGCGAGGCTCTGCACGAGGAGCGGCTGGCGGCCGCCCTGTAGCCGCCCGGCCCGCGGCCCCGGGGAGGGCGGACCCGCCGTCCCCGCCCCGGGGCCGGAAACGGCGCGGGGGAGCGGCGGCGAAGCCCCCGGGAACCACTCGGCACGGGGCGATCCGCGGGCTAGCCCAGAAGCAGCGCGAACACCAGCAGGACCAGGGCCACCGGCAGCGCCGTGAAGCCCACGACCTCCTTGCTCCGGTCCTCGCGGATCAGTTCCTGCTCGGTGTGGGTGGAGATCGTCAGCGGCTCCTCCTCGGAGCCCATGAGCACCACGCCGCCGTCGTCCGTGCGGTGCGGAAAGGCGCGCAGGAAGATGCGCTCGCCGGGGTGGATCACCCATTCGCGGAACGAGCAGCCGGGCGTCAGCGCCGCCGGACCGGCCACCTTCGTGCCGGCGGTGCGGGCGTCGGGGTCCTCCTCGTCCGAGTGGGGCGGGGACAGCGCGTCGGCGGGTGGCACCGTGCCCTCGGCGAAGCGGTCGTGGACCAGGTCGGCGTGCTCCACCGTGAGCCAATGCGGCCGGCACTCGGCCGAACCGGTGACGTCGGTGAGCGCGAACGGCTGATGGGAGTGCAGATCGAAGACCGGGCTCAGTTCCAGCCGGTCGCCGGTCTCGTCCGAATAGCGGTGGTGCACCACCTCGACCCGGAACCATACGCACTCGGTCTGCGAGTACGGCGAGGTCAGCAGCCCTTCCGGACCGGCAGCGGCCTGCGCCAGGACCTCGGCCCGGGTCGGAAGCGCCTCCACCTCGGCCAGGCTGCCCAGCGGGTAGTTGGGCGTCGTCTGCAGCTTGAGCCGGTGGGAGCGCGCCTTCATGGCGCGCCACCACAGGAAGGCGCCGACGCCGACCAGGAGCAGCGTGATCAGTTGGAGAGTTTCTGCCACTTCGTCCATGTGGAGGTGTCCGATACGCGTCGGTGGTGAGGGAGCGGCCGGATCACCGACGGCCGAGGGCGCCGCCCATCGGATCGGCGCCCGCGGCGCTCGGCGGGCCGGCCGATGGCACCATGATCGTCCTCGAATCCGCCCGCGCGGCGGCGCGCCGCGGGGCTCCGCCGATGGATCCGCAGCAGCAGACTAATGGATCGGCGCCGCGGGATCACCTCGGTGCCGCGATGAGCGACCGGGAGCGCGTCCGGCGCTCAGGCCGGGCGGCGGCGCAGCCGGATGTCGGCGTTGGCGCCGGTGTCGGGGTCTACGACGACCTCCTGACCCGCGGCGATGCCGTCGACGGCGAACTGCGTCTCGACGGGCACGGTCCGCTTGACCAGACCGAGCGCGATCGGCCCCAGTTCGTGGTGGCGGGCCGAGGATCCCGCCACGCCCACGGACCGGCCGTCCAGCTCGATCGCCGCGCCCCGCTCGGGCAGGCGTTCGACGGTGCCGTCGAGGTGCAGCAGCACCAGGCGCCGCGGCGGGCGGCCCAGGTTGTGCACCCGGGCGACGGTCTCCTGGCCGGGGTAGCAGCCCTTCTCCAGGTGGACCGCCGGGCCGACCCAGCCCATCTCGTGGGGGATGGAGCGGTGGTCGGTGTCCACGCCGAGGCGGGGGCGGTGGTCGGCGATGCGGGCGGCCTCGTAGGCCTGCATGCCCGCTGCCCGGATACCGGCGTCGGT contains:
- a CDS encoding DUF1416 domain-containing protein, yielding MSDNGCGAPVGGVALADADAGDQAVIQGVVRRDGAPLSGAYARLVNSSDDFVGEVATGEEGTFRFFAANGAWKVKVLASKGFSAEYEVEAETGKVIDLQVDA
- a CDS encoding Mur ligase family protein, whose translation is MSELPLRAQLAAVVGKGAASLSRATGRGDGSVIGGKIALKVEPDLLAQLSRGRRVALVSATNGKTTTTRLIASALRELGPVATNEHGANMPTGHITALGNQPDVREAVLEVDEKYLPRVLEATNAAVVVLMNLSRDQMDRASEINLLAKKWREALGRTQAHVVANADDPLVAWAGLGANYATWVSAGQRWKEDSWCCPECGGHLKRDPDPHWECPECGMRRPDATWSVDNDDDSVVDPGGQRWPLRLSLPGDANRANAATAMATAAAYGLQPAQSLPRLQEIRSVAGRYTSVVTDGVEVRLLLSKNPAGWLESFSVLDPPRVPVILSVNAQIPDGKDTSWLWDVDYSVLRGRRVFVMGERRTDLALRLETDEVPFEVADRVSDVVAKVTAESPDITKLDVIANYTAFQQIRADYGRVE
- a CDS encoding type 1 glutamine amidotransferase; this translates as MSDTSSVLRIVWIYPDLLSTYGDQGNALILRRRAEQRGIRTEILHVYSSDPVPAEGDVYLLGGGEDRPQTLAADRLRADGGLKRAAERGAAVLAVCAGYQIVGQSYGDDDDNPLPGVGILDIHSGRGETRAVGEIVADVAPELGGGRITGFENHQGRTSLGPAATPLSQTVTGIGNDGSTEGAYQGQVLGTYLHGPALPRNPQLADLLLRMRVGGLAPLAPSWGEALHEERLAAAL
- a CDS encoding GIDE domain-containing protein; this encodes MDEVAETLQLITLLLVGVGAFLWWRAMKARSHRLKLQTTPNYPLGSLAEVEALPTRAEVLAQAAAGPEGLLTSPYSQTECVWFRVEVVHHRYSDETGDRLELSPVFDLHSHQPFALTDVTGSAECRPHWLTVEHADLVHDRFAEGTVPPADALSPPHSDEEDPDARTAGTKVAGPAALTPGCSFREWVIHPGERIFLRAFPHRTDDGGVVLMGSEEEPLTISTHTEQELIREDRSKEVVGFTALPVALVLLVFALLLG
- a CDS encoding DMT family transporter, coding for MDTLAVAAVLTAALLHAVWNAIAHAITDRLVGFALIGAGGTAIGALAAPFAGTPDPAAWPALLVSVSLHIAYMGGLMLCYRLGDFGQVYPLARGTAPWAVALAAAALLGEHLPPVRLCGVLVVSAGLCALAFAHGRPTRARLPAIGAALATGLMIAAYTLVDGFGVRASGDPLAYVSWMMLLQGPFYGLVALVVRRGRLTAQVRPVWRIGLLGGALSTTAYGLVLWAQTIGTLAGVAALRETGIVFGALIGTVFFGERFGRVRAAAAAGVAIGAVLLNA